The following DNA comes from Emys orbicularis isolate rEmyOrb1 chromosome 13, rEmyOrb1.hap1, whole genome shotgun sequence.
GATACTGAATACAGTTAAAAGGGATAGAATAACAAGGAAGTAGTTGTAGATTTGGGGAAAGGAGATCTTTCCGGTTTGGTtaatctttcttccttcctttcttttcttccagAGAATACATGGCACACATGCAATCAGAAAATGAAACATCCATCACCAAGTTCATCCTTCTGGGATTCGGGAACCTGAACGAAGTTCAAATTCTGCTTTTTGTGCTGTTTCTGGTGATCTACATTCTGACTGTGGCTGGGAACCTCCTCATGGTTGCGCTAGTTGTGTATGaccagcaccttcacacccccatgtacttcttcctggggaacttgtctttcctggagacctgctacacctcagTCATTTCCCCCAGGTTGCTGGCTGGGTTCCTGGTAGAGGATAGGACAATCTCCTTCAGGGACTGTATCACACAGTTATTTTTCTTTGGTGCTTTGGCTTCCATAGAGTGCTTCCTTCTTGCAGTCATGGCTTATGACCGTTATTTAGCCATATGCAACCCACTCAGCTATAAGGTTATGATGAACTTCAGGTTCTGCCTTCAGTTGGTATTTGCCTCCTGGATAACTGGTTTCTCAGGCTCGGCTTTAGTAGTGGGGATGGTGCCCCAGCTAAActtctgtggccccaatgaaattaataatttcTTCTGTGACATGGCGGAGCTGCTCAAATTATCCTGTGCAAAAAGCCCCCTGGTGGAAATGATCATTCTGGTCTCCTGCTCCCTGACAGCCCTGATCCCTTTCCTCTTCATAATTGTGTCTTACATTCTTATCCTCTCGGCCATCTGGCGAATCGCCTCCTCCGctgggaggcaaaaggccttttccacctgcgcctctcaccTGCTGGTGGTGAGTCTGTATTACGGGACCCTCATTATCATGTACATGGCACCATCAGCAGAACAGTCTCCAGGCTTCCATAAAACTCTGTCGCTTATGTACACAGCCGTTACCCCGATGTtcaaccccatcatctacagtCTGAGGAACCAAGAGGTGAAGGGGGCCTTCGGGAAAGTCGTGATGCAGAATTTAGGCATGATTTAGGCTGTGATTTTCAGAACAGCCTCAGGCAGTTTAGCTCCCAACTCTCATTTGCAGATCAGTGCCTAATTTCTTTAGACCACCTTGAATAACCTAACCCAGATCTCAACAGAATTATGACGATTGCCTACAATCGTAACTGGATTTATTAAGGATTTCTTTGATTGGGTCTTTCTTCTTCCCCAGCGTTACTCAAGATTTCACAACACTGGGTCTGAAAAAATTCCTGTGAAGTTAGAGGCAGAAAATTTGAGAAGGGACTTATATCATGGCCCTTATTGTCCAGCTGGGTTTGAAGTGTCTTTGCATGGTTGCAAAATGAAATGTGGACACTAAACTTTGGTGCCTTAGATATTTTTAAGATCTTTGATTTCCCTCATGGTctttcctccacacacacaacaacagctcctccccccagctttaTCTGCCCAGAGCCTCGCTTAAGAAAGCAGAACATGCAGAAAAAGCATTGTGCATGGCCAAGTGTTCAAGGTTGGAGGGAGGGTAAAGCAGCTGTGAAGACATGTTTGAACTGAATCCCTCTTCTCGGTCTGAAACAACATGGCACTGCATAGCTGAGGCTCTAATACTGGAATTTATCCTTGACAAAATATGAAGTCtgtctgagattttcaaaggagcctatgggagttaggcatccacATCCAACTGTAATTTGGGTGCTTAGTTCCCTTCACTTCCTATGGGAATCCCAGCCTTCCTGTTTGCGAGATGCCAAGGCTGTTGTGGCTTTGGGAGTACTGGCCATCACCTGAGCTCAAGAAAATCTCTTTCACcaattgtaaaaaacaaacttcAGAACATCTGAAACCAGACAGAGGAGGACAGTGGTTTATGCATAACAGTATATTGTCCACATCTGGTTCCCAGAAGGAAGCATTTCCATCAGTAAGTTTTCTGAGGAAAGCTGTTCCACACTGACCTGAATTATACAGGTGTTTTGGGAAGAATAAGTCTATCCACTTCTTTCTTATTGCAAAGCCTCATGGGAAATAGTTATTTCCTGTCCAATTCAAGGATTTGCATTAGTACAAGCAAGTCCCAAAACTTTTAAACTCAACCCATCACCATTATGGACAATTTTGTGTCTCCAAAGCTTTGTTCTTAGCAATGCCCGGTGTGACTTGAGTTATTTTTCTCAAATGTAATTGCATTTAGTGAAACAGCCTGATGAGTCTCTGGGGGGGAAATGATTCACATTATGACGAAGCATAGTTTACCTTTTCGAGCAATGATGGTCCGTTATAATGCCCGGCCTTTTGCCAATAGTCATCCTTTATTTCATGGACTAGCTGTGCATGACTCATTCTTGACACATACTGCCATCTAGTAGTCACCTCACAGAATAAATCTCTCTTTCACATTAAGTATCATCTGCTGACATCTAGTGGCCAATATACACTTTAGGGGACTGTTTCTCTTTTTCACCCACTTTGCTCCTGCCGGGTGctcacttgggcctggtctacactaggagcttatatcgaatttagcgctgttacatcgaattaaccctgcacccgtccacaccaggaagctacttagttcgaaatagagctcttttaaattcgacttctgtaatcctcgaaaacgagaggagtagcgctaaattcgaaatggcaatatcgaattaggctaggtgtggatggaattcgacggtaatagctccgggagctatcccacagtgcaccactctgttgacgctctggacagcacttcgagctcggatgctctgaccagccacacaggaaaagccccgggaaaatttgaattccttttcctgtctggccagtttgaatctcattttctgtttggacagcgtggagagctcagcagcactggcaacgatgcagagctctccagcagagttggccgtgcaatctaatagaaagagggccccagcatggactgatcgggaagtcttggatctcatcgctgtgtggggcgatgagtccgtgctttcagagctgcgctccaaaagaaggaatgcaaagatctacgagaagatctctaaagccatggcagagagaggatacagccgggatgcaacgcagtgccgcgtgaaaaatcaaggagctgagacaaggctaccaaaaaaccaaagaggcaaacggacgctccggatcccagccccaggcatcccgtttctacgaggcactgcattccatcctaggtgcggccgccaccactaccccaccactgaccgtggactctgaggatgggatattgtccacggccggttcctcctcggaaatgttaggtgacggggaagatgaggaaggagatgaggaggacgaggcagtcgatagcgcttgcaccgctgatttccccgacagccaggagctcttcatcacccttaccgagatcccctaccaaccgtccacagcccttaccccggacaccgaatcaggggaaggatcaagcagtgagtgctttaaacatctaaacatttcattttaacataagtggaatatttatattgttaagaatgggcttttcagtcactcatttaaacatagaaacttttatttataacaaaacaggaatattaactatattagtaatttgttgttcatgatttagttggcttagtgaactatttactcctaactatgtagagaaaatcaagtactgtccggatattcatgattagtccaccacaggacgctccactctgtagtccgttatgctgaacttaaatgaaaaggcggtcaatgtgcccgggaatggacagacagtcctcctgggatagctcggcatagctctcctggaggtaccgctccagcatgcgcatgaggttccacggcagggcgatcttgttcggtaccccgtggtaacacacgttcccacgccatgagtccatcaggtagtcggggatcagtgcgcggcacagcatggcggcatacggcccaggcctctgcatgctctcacgcagcatccttcccctctcggtctccgagatcctcatgagtgtaatgtcacacatgacgccctgctttaaattagggaggggaatgttagtattgggactgctttacagccacgcggtggaggcggcagaggggcagcatacagggatctttcccggggacagccgcgaggtggtgggacaggggcagagctcatgcttccctgattgctgccagcagagagtggccttgcattcagtgcgaaaggagcccagtgctactattacatgtttaagctgccacaagtctacggcttaccatgttttcctgcagcagaagtagaggtgtcctgcaacgcttctctgatcgcaactgcaggaccccagacacataaggcgagggccgaaaattcgaccttgtcctgagtgcgcatgtgaaaggtgcagtgcatggtgttgttcacagagaaagactatgttctttgttagcaacttcatttatctgtctcaggaatttactccctttttcccattcccacagacacatctgcgactgtctcccaacccagcctggcatcacactcccagaggctagcgcagattagaagaaggaagagaaagacgcgggaagacatgttttatgaacttatggagtgctcacgagagcaggcagcccagacgacacagtggagggagaacttgtcacaaatgcacagagcagtcatggaacgggaggagaggtggcgccaggaggaccagcaggctactcaaaccctgcttggactaatgagggagcaaacggagacgctccggcgcctagtggatgttctgcaagaccggaggcaggaggacagagccctgctgctgtctatctctaaccgccctcccccgccaccaagtcccacccccccctcaccaaaagtacaaagaaggaggggcggcaagggccgttaaaactgtcagtcggcccctgcacactgctgcagcaatggaaggctctcgttccaaagtttgaaaagtcctttcctacccatctcacactagcccacgtccaagtttcctccccccccttttcatgtgcggttcataataaaacatctgtttctgttaagtactgtttccgagagtatCTTTTGGAgcggattctgtctgaagggggggaaggggtttgttacttggacaggacagtcacctgtagcaggctacagaggcgggggcaggtccagcatcaggacacatacacagcacagtcaccagttaccctggtcagtctgggaggcggttttcttgttctggggtgcgagggggttgatctgtgattttgtggcgggggagggcagttagagatccaggtccttatcctggatcacagagccacgcagcagggggtctgttaccctccgccccctgccagaaagtcacttggccgacacatacatgcagtcccgcccaggactgctggcaggctgcgttgaaacaaccaatccagcactgcggagcctgtcattcccggactatagaagcatcatttgcatcaaaacactaagcccgccccccgccacagtctgcgtccccggtttaaaacattcccacgaaaacagtaaaaaagagaaccttgttcattaacagaacagaacagattttatttgttgggaaggtggggaagggggtatgtaacttggaagggtagtcaacagtaactgggtaaagaaacgggggcaggttcagcatctgtgtccacaaagtaaaaagtcactggagaccctgttcagtcaggaacctggctttcaaagcctccctgatgcacagcgcgtcccgctgtgatcttctaatcaccctgctgtctggctggacgtaatcagaagccaggctatttgcctcaacctcccaccccgacatataggtctcccccttgctctcacacaaattgtggagcacacagcaagcagctatcacaatcgggatattggtctcgctgagatcacagcgagtgagtaggcttctccatctccccttgagacggccaaaagcacactccaccaccattctgcacttgctgagccggtagttgaatagttctttccctgagtccagtgcgccagtgtagggcttcatgagccagggcattagcgggtatgcagggtccccgaggatgactgtaggcatctccacatccccaacagttactttgtggtccgggaagtaaagaccttcctgcagccgtctacacagaccagagttcctgaacaccctagcgtcatgaaccttgccaggccatccaacgtagatattggtaaaacgtccccgatggtccaccagtgcttgcagcaccatggaaaagtagcccttccggttgatgtactggctggcctggtggtccggtgccaggatagggatgtgagtcccatctatagccccaccgcagtttgggaatcccatctcggcaaagccatctctgatgagctccacgtttcccagggtcactaccttagatagcagtagcttgacgattgccctggctacttgcataacagcaacccccacggtagacttgcccacgccaaactggttagcgacggaccggtagctgtctggcgttgcgagcttccagagggctatggccactcacttctggacagtcagggctgcccgcatctgggtgtcctttcgcttcagggcaggggacagcaactcacacagttcgaggaaagtccccttccgcatgcgaaagttgcgcagccactgggattcatcccagacctgcagcactatgcggtcccaccattccgtgcttgtttcacgggcccagaatcgccgttcaacagtatcaacaagacccagtgacagcgagatgtcctgggcgctgggtctcatgttctcagagaggtcggagctagtgtccgacttcatgctgtcacggtggtgccgtagcctcctctcatgattgatctgcagctgcctctggtacaggtggagtagaagctgcgaggcgttgagaactgccacaactgcagcgatagtcgcagcgggatccatgctcgcactgctgtggcgtcaacgctgtcagtaatcagaaaagcgcgcgaactgatttcccgccgtcgctttcagggagggagggagggagggcgtgagtgacggacggatgacgacaggcgcccaaaagcgccctcgacacatttttttacccagaaggcatttggggctcgacccagaattccaatgggcaggggggactgcgggaactgtgggatagctgcccacagtgcaccgcttccaatgtcgacgcttgccccgttagtgtggactcacaaagtctcacaaagtcgaattactgtccttagtgtggacacacacgttcgacttagtaatatcgattccacatagtcgaattaactaaaatcgaagtactctcgtagtgtagacaaggccttggagTATAACAGCCCATTTATCAACCATTTCTTTTGCTCCCCACTGAAACATTACCAACTACATTCTCCAGTGGTGTAAAATAAGGTAGCTCCACTGAAAATAATGAACTGGATTGCCATCTGGTTTAAATTgacgtagctccattggagtcagtgagCCACATTCCCCTATGGTGTAAATTGACGTAGCTCCATTGAATCAGTGagacagatccccagctgctgggaatcAGCCATAGCTCCACTGGAGCCAATGTCCCAGATCCCCAGCTGTGGGAAATTggtgtagccccattgaaattaacAGAGCTACATCAGCTTACTAGAactgagaatctagccctataGCTGCTCCTTTTTTATCCCTAGTTTTCTGCAGCCACCTAGACGTCTTTTTATAGTATGGTTTCCCCTTTGTAAGCCCAGAGGTTCTGATGGCATCTGGTCCCCATTAGACAATGTAGCTGCTCCTTTCTCAGTGCATATCAATCATCCAGTACAGTATACATGTTAAGGTCTCATCAGTGACCCGATTCAGGGATGCTGCAGCATTTAGACAGTACAGCCACTCTGTTCTCCTTCCTTCCCAGTCTGAGGCAGCAAGGTCTGGTGGATCAGGCACTAGAGGTGTGGATTTGTGCCCTCGCTCTGCCATATATCTGCTGTGGAGCCCGGGGGAAATTatctcacttctctgtgcctcggtttctcttCCCAATCTTTGTTACCTTTATCTGTTTATAATGTAAGGCCATTGAGTCAGGATCATCTCATACTGTGTGTGCAAGCCCTAGCAAGAACAATAAGGCTGTGATCTTGGCTAGGGCATGAAATCACAGCTATGATATacataaatactactactaattgTCCCTTTTGGCCTGTTGCTCTCTCAGACTGATTGGAAAGAAGTGGAAGGGGCTATTTACGGTGTTCTCCATCCTGAAGCTAGAGGGCCTGGATCAAAAACAGCATCCCCTTTAAGGTAAAACCTTAATTTTTCATCCCATGACTATGGTTACAGTTTGAAGTGCAAGAGATTTGAGTCTCTACTCAAGTTTGTATGTATTTGAATACTCCTTCGTGGAATAAACTTTTCTAGTCATTCCCCACAACCTGTCTGTCACTGTCTGAACACCACTGAGGTTCACTGCATGTTGTGTCTTTCTTTGCAAATATGTTTTTAATGGCACAAAGCAAGATTTATAGGCAAAAGCTCCATGAAAACAGAGCCCTACGTGTTaactaattttattttacttatgCATGAATTTCCTATCAAGATAGCACCCTGTAACACAGAGAAACATTGAAATACAACAGGTCAGAAGAGGAATTGTATTTTATAAGGTAGCAGATTGGCAAGAGGCAGGGCGATGCCACTGTGTTTCCTTCTCTCTCACATCCAAGAAGTGACTTCAGGGCCCCTGTCCCTGCATTTTCATGGCAGCAGGGAGTGGGATGTTGCTTGTTTACTCTGTcaccatgcagggccggctccaggcaccagcctaccaagcatgtgcttggggcgtcacctggaggggggtggcgctcacccggggagagcgcagccgcagcgggctcgccgccctcccccggcactccagccggtcggggagagcggggctgcggccgggctctccgccctcctcctggcgctccagctggtcggggagagcgcggccccggccgggctctccgccctcctcccggcactccggccggccggggagagcaggACCGTGGccaggctcgccaccctccctgcggcgctctggccagccggggagagcggggccacggctgggctcagcgccctcccctgccgcgctccccaccgggggggggggcgggcggcgggcggcttttttgcctggggcggcaaaaaatccAGAGCCGGCCCTTTCACCATGTTACAATCAACTGGAGGCCCTCGGCTCTGATGGCTGTTAAGAGCTGCATGGAAAGGGTTGcacagaggaagccatttgcagtgcacgCACAACAAGAAGGTTGATCACTCCTACAAAGCTGCATATTCAggagtgccacctactgacaCCTCTTCATTAACTATTGATATAGATCCAGACATCTCTCATTTATTGAACACTCTTTTAATGCAGCACAGTGTCCCCTGCTGAGGTGGGGATGCTTGGGTCTGCCCAATGCCAGAGGGTCCAACACTCTATTAAGATGAATGGTGCAGTTCCCTCCACTGAGAGTTACTGTCTCAAGCTCTCTGCCAACTCAGGCAGATGTTGCTGCGTCAATTACACTCAAGGCAACTGCCCCCTTTGAGCGCGATTGTctctggctctctgcagactcagtcaAGTGTTGTGGTGTTGGTAATACTCAGGGCAACTCCCGCCTCTCAGATATATTGTCTCAGgctttctgcagactcaggcagagagGATGAATGTgtctttccccttccttcccatAGAGCTGAGGGAGCTAGTGGGTGGATAATCTGTACATTTAGGCCTGAATGCTCAGACCAGGATGGAGAGGCAGCgcagaggaacagagagagagagcagccagCTAGGTGAAACAAACTGAGGGCTGATGGCCAAGGGAGGGCACAAACTAAggatcacattttaaaaacagctcagcatgaCGGGTGATGAGCTATGTCAAAAATCTGTCTCTAAGTGCCACTCAGGAGTTGCTGGCTGATGGACATTTTTGAAAACCCAGCTCTTTTcagtgcctaaatggaagcgaaGCTTTTTCCGGAAAATCTGTCATCAGTTGTGGGTGCCAGATTGTTGGGAATATGGCCCTTAgtgtgtgattttcaaaagcacctaagtgattcaGCAGCAAAACTCTCATTATTAGAGTCACTGGAACTTGGACTCTTAAATAGCTTAGAGGCTTTTGGAAAATCTCACTCTTGTATGTGTCCAGCTCAGTGCTGAAACATCCCAGCCTGGGAGCTATATTGTGGAACACAATGAAGTGCAGAGTGCTGCCTTTGGATAGGTGCCCTCCTGCTATCTGAGCACTGCCCAAACAGTAATGGATTTTATCCACACAATGGCCCTGTGAAATCGAGGAGGATTATCGCCTTTTTACATTTGAGGTACTAGGGCACAGATtagaagtttttctaaaagatctgcttcaggcattgttttggggaagttctctggcctgtgttatactgcaggtcagactagatgatcacaatggttccttctggccttggaatctatgaatctcataTTTGTATAATTTACAGGAGAAGATGGGGTCTCCCCTGACACCACTGAAGGGCATTTGGAATGACCAAGCCTGGGGAGTTACTTTGTTTTCTGTGCAGACAGTACAAACAATGATCCTGTGTCtgctactattcaatattttcatgaatgacttggataatggactgGAGAGTCTGCATCTATAATCTgctgatgacaccaagctgggaggggttgcaagtacttggAATACAGGATTAGATTTccaaacaaccttgacaaattagagaattagtCTGGAATAAACAAAATAACATTCAATAAAAAAACAattacttcacttaggaaggaaaaatcaaatgcacacctacaaaatcaggaataactgggtaggtggtagtactgctgaaaaggacatGGGGGTTCGAGTGGATCATCatttgaatatgagccaacaatatgattcagttgtgaaaaagactaatatcattctggggtctattaacaggaatgtcgcgtgtaagacacaggaggtaattgtcctgctctacttggcaccggtgatgcctcagctggagtactgtgtccaattctggtgacaggaaagatgtggagagactccagaggacagcaacaaaaatggtaaaaggttTGGAGActctgacctgtgaggaaaagttaaaaaaaaacgggcatgtttactcttgagaaaagcagactgagaagggacctggtaacagtcttcagatatgttaagggctgttataaagaagtcagtgatcaattgttctccatgtgcactgaatgcagggcaagaagtaatgggcttaatctgcagcaagggagattcaggttagatattacgaaaaactttctaactataagggtagttaagctctggaataggcttccaaaggaggttgtggaatccccattacaAGAGGTTTTAATAACAGgatggacaaacacctctcagggatggtcaagggttacttagtcctgcctcagggcggcactggatttgatgacttcttgagggctcttccagccccacattcctATGACTTTATGACGGGTTCACTGGGGCAACATGCATGAGGTCAGAGAtggaggcagggaagaaaaaaaaggaagagtAGCCATCAACAAAGCTGAGTGCAGGAGTCAAAGGGACAACAGAGCCTAAGACAGAACCAGCTAGGACCCAATCAAGTCAGTGTATGCTGTCATCTACTGGTTCTTTCAGAAAACATCTGCCGGTTTCTCAACTGTTGCACTTTGCAGCCACATAGTAGACATAACTGGAAATTCATGAAGGAACTTTTATGACATCTAGTAACCATTATACAATATAGCCAACCCTCCCCTTTCAATTATCCTCTGCTGCCCCCGCCAGTGCCCATTATACTGGATAACCGCCCCTTTCCTATGCCTTTGTCTCTTGTGCTAACTAATGCCCATTATACATAATAATacaaatactactactaataatacctagctcttatcttCCCCTGTGTTAGTTACCTTCCCAAAGCATCAATATTTCCCTATATTTCATTTAAttctaattgtatttttaaaccGTTCCTAACTCTTTGAACGCACATGTTACCTAATTGGACGCAGTTGCAGGCATCATCATTATCATCAATAAAAATACTAATATTTCTTCCATTTATTCAGTTGACCATCATGTTTCTTTATTGTTTTCTGGGGGCAAAAGTCATTTCCAATAGCTCTGTGAATAATTTGCATAATACGTGTGAACCTGGTGAAAGTGCACAACAGATAGTTCAGAGAGAAATGTGGGATGTATCAGCAATTCAGGAAAGCAAccattaaaatgtaaattaaacttTGAAACTTAAATTAAAGCATATGAAACATATTAGCTGCTCATTTATATTTTTTCAGGGCTAAAACAGAGAGTCACAAAGGACGTCTTGACATCTTGGAGGTAATTTATGCAATTCACATTTTTTTAAGCTCTAAGGCACAAATTTGAATGAACTGTTGCTTGTTTCTTTATGTGAGAAGCTCGTAGGCTATGCTGAGAGgcatgaaaaaaataaacaaataaacacacacaaaaagaaaccTAAACACACAATGAATAATCCTCTTGGAAGATGCTTTAGGCCAGTTTGAACATCCCAGAAGcagaagtctcactgaaagtcactgaggctgtgtctgcactacagaggaTATACTAGCATAGCTACAccgtagtgtagacgcagcctacaCCAATGGtaggggtttttccattggtgtaggaacaccaccccCTTCAACAAAGCCAGCTACATCGATGGAAACAATATTTCTTTTCGTAAAGCTGTGGCTACACTAGGGATTAGGTCGgcacagctatgtcagtcaggggtgtgtttttttcacatccctgacgaCGtggttatgtcaacctaacttttaagtgcagaccaaaccttaggcactttgaaaatctcacccatatTGCACAAGTTCAAAGCAGGGGAAGGATCAATGAGCAGAGGTCACATATACTTACCCCGGAGGGGAATGTAACCTACCTCCTGCTTGTAGGGAAGAGGGTTATGAAGGCCAGGCTTTCAAGGTGTTTAGGCAGCTAAAGATGTAGATAGA
Coding sequences within:
- the LOC135888394 gene encoding olfactory receptor 5AP2-like, with protein sequence MAHMQSENETSITKFILLGFGNLNEVQILLFVLFLVIYILTVAGNLLMVALVVYDQHLHTPMYFFLGNLSFLETCYTSVISPRLLAGFLVEDRTISFRDCITQLFFFGALASIECFLLAVMAYDRYLAICNPLSYKVMMNFRFCLQLVFASWITGFSGSALVVGMVPQLNFCGPNEINNFFCDMAELLKLSCAKSPLVEMIILVSCSLTALIPFLFIIVSYILILSAIWRIASSAGRQKAFSTCASHLLVVSLYYGTLIIMYMAPSAEQSPGFHKTLSLMYTAVTPMFNPIIYSLRNQEVKGAFGKVVMQNLGMI